The Wansuia hejianensis genomic interval GCTTTAATTCACTGCCGTTATTGTCAATTAGTTCGACCGGCAGGAAGAGCAGACCCCTGTCCGCGGCGCCGTTAAAAGCCCGGAAACGTTCATAGAGGAAAGCGGTTACCTTGGCGGGGAAGGAGACGGGCGGACGGTCGGTAAGCGCATCGCCCGCATGGTAAGCGATTCCGGCTTCTGTCGTGTTGGAAACAACCACCTCCAGCGTCTTGCTTCTGGCCAGTTCCATCAGGGCGTCATAGTCTTCGTAAGGGTTGATGCACCGGGAGACGGAAGTAAGAACCTCTATTTTTTCCACAGACTGACCATGCTCGGAGCCGCGCATGGCAAGCGTATAGATTCCGTCCTGCTGATTAATGAGGTCCTTTAATCCCTGGGCGATCGGCTGGCAGAGAACGACGCTGCCGTCATAGACACCGTCGTTGTTCGCCTTATCAATCATCCAGTCTGCAAAGGCCCGGAGAAAATTGCCCTCACCGAACTGCAGCACTTTCTCCGGACGGCTGCCATTCGTGTTTTTAACTGCTTCCTGAATCATTTTCATAAGTGTTGCTCACTCCTTTATGTATATTATTTCCGCGGGCCGTGCGGGCTTGTCTGTTCGGCGGCTGCCGCGGGAGTCAAGTACCCTGCCCGTTGCAGGGTATTTGTCTGATGCTATTATAACAAAAATTTTTAATGATGTATACAACAATGTATCCATAAAGAGTTTTTCTACGTAAAGCATAAATTAAGAGAGGCATTTTTGTGTATTTTTACAATGAAGCATTTAACATAAAAACCCCGGATGGCTGGCGGTGAGCAGATGTTTGCCGTCGCCGCCGTTCACACCGGTTTAGGAAAAATGAAGAACTGTTTTTAAAACATTCTGCGGGTGATTGCAGATTTCATCCAGCGCCGCCTCGATTTCTGTAAAATGGCGGGTATGAGTCATCAGATGTTCCGGGTGCAGGGAGCCGTTTTCAAAGCTATCGATCACTTCGTCAAAACAATTGCAGTTGAGGCGTGAACCTAGAATAGAAAGCTCCTTTTTGGTCACCTCGGCCTGTATAAGCTCCGCGGGAGTGTCCTTCAGGCTTAATACCACAATGCGGCCCGCGGGGCAGGCCAGATGTACTGCCTGGGCAAAAGAAAATGGCTGGCAGACAGTGTCCACGATTACCGGCGCTCCTTCGCCGCCGGTGAACAGGCCGACTCGTGCTTCCAGATTCTCTTCCGACACCAGGACAGTCTCGTCGGCACCGAAGGAGCGGGCCTTTTCAAGCCTTTCCGGCACCAGGTCGGTCATCATAACCCGGGCACCACGGCTTTTGGCCACCTCCATGACTGTTATGCCGATCGGACCTGCGCCCATAACGAGCACATTGTCGGCGGCGGAAATCTGTGCACGGTTATTCACCTGCATGCCGATTGTGAAAGGCTCCGCCAGGCCCAGCAGGGATTCGGAGAAATCTGTATGGAATTTGTGTATGTTTTGAGCCGGGGCTTTTACGTACTCGGCGAAGCCGCCATCCCTGTGGACGCCCATTACTTCCAGTGATGAACAGACGTTATGACGGCCAATGCGGCAGGCATAGCAGTGGCCGCAGCTGATGACCGGGTCCACGGCAACTTTGTCGCCGGGCTTAATGCCGGTCACTGCCGGACCGGTTTCTTCGACAATGCCGCCAAACTCATGGCCGATCAGCCGGGGATAAGTGGCAAGGGAATTAGTACCGTTCCATATGCCGATATCGGAACCGCAGATGCCTCCGGAAGTGACGCGGATGATAACGTCGTCCGGCTGTTGAATCATGGGATCTGGTACATCGCTGATCTGGATATTAAAGGGTTTTGTTACGATAATTGCTTTCATGCGCAGGGTCCTCCTGAAATAATATTGATATATTACAATAATGAGTGGAGTATATCACTTGAGGAGAAGAACGTCAATGCGTAAGAAAAAAACGAAATAAAATAGTTGTTTTATATAAAAAAAACGAATAAACTATGGAGAAAATGCCAATATGCAGGATGTATCAGGAATGTTATAATATGTTTTGTGATATATCACATATAAGAAGGGAGAAGAAATATGACATCAAAGGAACGAGTGATGAAAGCTTTAAACCATGAGGAGGCCGATCGAGTGCCGCTGGATATAGGAGGGATTAATAATTCCTGCATGCATGAGCAGATTGAGCAAGCATTAAAACAAAAACTGGGGCTGGAGGATCATGGTTCTATTGTGAAAGCAATCTGGCAGGGAGTTGTTGTCCCTGATGACAGTATTGTGGAATATTTTGGAGGTGATACCTGTTCTCTGTATATTAATGAAGCATATCCCTGGACTGATAATGGGGACGGCACATTTACGGATATGTGGGGGATTGGGCAAAAGCTGAATCCGGACGGTTTTTACTATAATATGTGTAGCCATCCTCTGGAGAATGCGGAAGATCCGGAAGACCTGGAAGCTTACAACTTTCCTGAGCCGACGGAATACATGGTAGAGGGGTTGGCGGAACGCGCGGACGCGCACGCGGATAAATGCTGCATCCTGGAAGGACTCAGAGAACCTATGTTCGGGCTGCCTTCCTGGCTCAGAAGAAATCAGAATTTCTATATGGATCTGGTTGCCAATGAAGAGCTGTCGGACGCTCTCCATGAAAAAATACTGACATACTATTACAGGCTGATTGATTTCATTATGGAGCGTATCGGAGATAAAGTGGATATTGTAAAGTTTGCCGATGACATGGGAACCCAAAATGCTCTTCTGATGTCTCCGGGGACTTACAGGGAACGCATAAAGCCGTATCAGGCAAAATTATATGGATACGTAAAGGAAAAATACCGTAAAAAAATACTTCTGCACAGCTGCGGCGCCATTGAACCGATCATAGGAGATTTGATCGAGATCGGAGTAGACGCTCTGAACCCGGTTCAGATTTCTGCGGCGGGGATGGAACCAGAAAAATTGAAGAAACAATACGGAAGCCGGATCACCTTCTGGGGAGGCGGCGTGGATACTCAGCATTGCCTGAACCTGGGAACAGTAGAGGATGTTCGAGCTCAGGTCAAGCGAAATCTTGAAATATTTAAGCCGGGAGGCGGCTATGTATTCACTCAGGTTCACAATATACAGCCTGGGGTGCCGCTGGAGAATATCCTGGCTATGTATGAGACATTCCATGAAAATTGTGGTTATTGAGTATTGGCGAGAGGTGTACAACATGCATAAAAAGCAACAGGGATAAATAGAAAAAACATACAATTTTCGTCCTTTTTCAGAGAATCTATTGACAAATATATGTTAGGAATTATAATGTATACATAGAAGTATACAACAACTAATGCAAACGGCGAAGCCGACTAAAAGAAAAGGAGAAGGATTTATGAAAAAAAGAATTGTCGCATTAATTCTGGCAGCAGTAATGGGGGCGTCTTTGACCGCCTGCGGCGGAGGAACAGGAGAAAGCGGTTCCGGTAATTCATCCAGTCAGAAAAGTAACACAGAAAGCTCGGCGGAAACAAGCACTGGGACCACAGACGGCGAAACGTTTAAAATCGGAGTATTCCAGCCATTATCTGGAGCCAGCGCGGCTTATGGAATAGAAGCAAGGAACGCGATCGAGATGGCGGTTGACTATGTGAATGAAAACGGCGGATTCAACGGTGTACCGGGAGAAGTGGTCGCTTATGATACTCAGTGCTCAGTGGAGGAAGCGGTGAAAATTGCTTCTAAGCTGGTGAATGAGGAACGAGTAGATGCGGTTCTGGGTTCACTGCTTTCTTCAGAGATGTTCGCTACCGGCAATACACTGAACGAAGCAGGCGTATATACCATTGGCCTTGGAACGAGCGCCAGCTGGATGCAGGAAGACTGGCCCTATGTATTCCGTGCGTCCATGAATAATGGAGCGGGTTCGCCAACCATCGCTAAAATGATCCAGGATATGAACTGCACAAAGGCTGCCGTATTCTATGGACAGGA includes:
- a CDS encoding zinc-binding alcohol dehydrogenase family protein, with product MKAIIVTKPFNIQISDVPDPMIQQPDDVIIRVTSGGICGSDIGIWNGTNSLATYPRLIGHEFGGIVEETGPAVTGIKPGDKVAVDPVISCGHCYACRIGRHNVCSSLEVMGVHRDGGFAEYVKAPAQNIHKFHTDFSESLLGLAEPFTIGMQVNNRAQISAADNVLVMGAGPIGITVMEVAKSRGARVMMTDLVPERLEKARSFGADETVLVSEENLEARVGLFTGGEGAPVIVDTVCQPFSFAQAVHLACPAGRIVVLSLKDTPAELIQAEVTKKELSILGSRLNCNCFDEVIDSFENGSLHPEHLMTHTRHFTEIEAALDEICNHPQNVLKTVLHFS
- a CDS encoding uroporphyrinogen decarboxylase family protein yields the protein MTSKERVMKALNHEEADRVPLDIGGINNSCMHEQIEQALKQKLGLEDHGSIVKAIWQGVVVPDDSIVEYFGGDTCSLYINEAYPWTDNGDGTFTDMWGIGQKLNPDGFYYNMCSHPLENAEDPEDLEAYNFPEPTEYMVEGLAERADAHADKCCILEGLREPMFGLPSWLRRNQNFYMDLVANEELSDALHEKILTYYYRLIDFIMERIGDKVDIVKFADDMGTQNALLMSPGTYRERIKPYQAKLYGYVKEKYRKKILLHSCGAIEPIIGDLIEIGVDALNPVQISAAGMEPEKLKKQYGSRITFWGGGVDTQHCLNLGTVEDVRAQVKRNLEIFKPGGGYVFTQVHNIQPGVPLENILAMYETFHENCGY